In the Nitrospinota bacterium genome, GCGAATACGAGAAGGCGGGATTCATAAAACCGGCGCGGGTGGGCGGCCAGCGGCGCTATTCCAACAACGACATCCAGTTCATCAAGAACATCAAGTTTTATCTCGACGAGGCGGGAATGACCATCAACGGCCTCAAGCTGCTCTACATGATGGCCCCCTGCTGGGAGATCAAGCAGTGCAACCAGCCTGCGTGCCCCGCCTACGGCAACTACCGGCAAAAATGCTGGGAAGCGATCAAAGGGCCGGGCGAGGCGGACGCCCGCACCTGTCAAGGATGTCCCATCCATCTCACCTACCGGAAAAACCGGTCCATGAAGATGCATCAGGGGAAAGATATCGGCCCCAAGTGCTTTGTTCCGGTGAAAGGCGGGAAAAAGCGGTAGGGGCTGGTTTTAAAAAAATGTCCAATTATACATAGCGA is a window encoding:
- a CDS encoding MerR family transcriptional regulator → MAIDIDSAKPLYAMAVAATLTDTTPRMLREYEKAGFIKPARVGGQRRYSNNDIQFIKNIKFYLDEAGMTINGLKLLYMMAPCWEIKQCNQPACPAYGNYRQKCWEAIKGPGEADARTCQGCPIHLTYRKNRSMKMHQGKDIGPKCFVPVKGGKKR